The following coding sequences are from one Gossypium hirsutum isolate 1008001.06 chromosome A12, Gossypium_hirsutum_v2.1, whole genome shotgun sequence window:
- the LOC107934732 gene encoding putative E3 ubiquitin-protein ligase XBAT35 isoform X2: protein MKFLFRFISGRHGGTPLHHAAKRGLLNTSSLIGNLFELSTNPLVMNDDCQTPLDVARVKGNVNVVKAIEDYIVYSLVGCGSFTGQDLLKCLFLSCFQEKFGWLFYQLVPEIIQNLSSWSWPYILLCRMLKHLKMSKAVMMQNKILKK, encoded by the exons ATGAAGTTCCTCTTTCGATTCATTTCCG GTCGTCATGGGGGGACACCCTTGCACCATGCAGCAAAAAGAGGCCTTCTAAATACA AGTAGTCTAATAGGCAACTTGTTCGAACTTTCAACTAATCCGTTGGTGATGAATGATGATTGTCAAACACCTCTAGATGTTGCTAGGGTGAAAGGAAATGTCAATGTTGTAAAGGCAATTGAG GATTATATTGTTTATTCTCTGGTTGGATGCGGGAGTTTTACGGGCCAAGATTTATTGAAATGTTTGTTCCTCAGTTGCTTTCAAGAAAAGT TTGGGTGGTTGTTCTACCAACTGGTTCCTGAaataattcaaaacctttcaagtTGGAGCTGGCCATATATTCTACTTTGCAG AatgttaaaacatttaaaaatgtcAAAGGCTGTGATGATGCAAAACAAGATCTTGAAGAAGTAG
- the LOC107934732 gene encoding uncharacterized protein isoform X5, producing the protein MKFLFRFISGINIRSSWGDTLAPCSKKRPSKYNVARVKGNVNVVKAIEDYIVYSLVGCGSFTGQDLLKCLFLSCFQEKFGWLFYQLVPEIIQNLSSWSWPYILLCRYPKMLKHLKMSKAVMMQNKILKK; encoded by the exons ATGAAGTTCCTCTTTCGATTCATTTCCGGTATAAATATCAG GTCGTCATGGGGGGACACCCTTGCACCATGCAGCAAAAAGAGGCCTTCTAAATACA ATGTTGCTAGGGTGAAAGGAAATGTCAATGTTGTAAAGGCAATTGAG GATTATATTGTTTATTCTCTGGTTGGATGCGGGAGTTTTACGGGCCAAGATTTATTGAAATGTTTGTTCCTCAGTTGCTTTCAAGAAAAGT TTGGGTGGTTGTTCTACCAACTGGTTCCTGAaataattcaaaacctttcaagtTGGAGCTGGCCATATATTCTACTTTGCAGGTATCCCAA AatgttaaaacatttaaaaatgtcAAAGGCTGTGATGATGCAAAACAAGATCTTGAAGAAGTAG
- the LOC107934732 gene encoding putative E3 ubiquitin-protein ligase XBAT35 isoform X1, whose translation MKFLFRFISGRHGGTPLHHAAKRGLLNTSSLIGNLFELSTNPLVMNDDCQTPLDVARVKGNVNVVKAIEDYIVYSLVGCGSFTGQDLLKCLFLSCFQEKFGWLFYQLVPEIIQNLSSWSWPYILLCRYPKMLKHLKMSKAVMMQNKILKK comes from the exons ATGAAGTTCCTCTTTCGATTCATTTCCG GTCGTCATGGGGGGACACCCTTGCACCATGCAGCAAAAAGAGGCCTTCTAAATACA AGTAGTCTAATAGGCAACTTGTTCGAACTTTCAACTAATCCGTTGGTGATGAATGATGATTGTCAAACACCTCTAGATGTTGCTAGGGTGAAAGGAAATGTCAATGTTGTAAAGGCAATTGAG GATTATATTGTTTATTCTCTGGTTGGATGCGGGAGTTTTACGGGCCAAGATTTATTGAAATGTTTGTTCCTCAGTTGCTTTCAAGAAAAGT TTGGGTGGTTGTTCTACCAACTGGTTCCTGAaataattcaaaacctttcaagtTGGAGCTGGCCATATATTCTACTTTGCAGGTATCCCAA AatgttaaaacatttaaaaatgtcAAAGGCTGTGATGATGCAAAACAAGATCTTGAAGAAGTAG
- the LOC107934732 gene encoding putative E3 ubiquitin-protein ligase XBAT35 isoform X3 has protein sequence MKFLFRFISGRHGGTPLHHAAKRGLLNTVKLLLFHGDVARVKGNVNVVKAIEDYIVYSLVGCGSFTGQDLLKCLFLSCFQEKFGWLFYQLVPEIIQNLSSWSWPYILLCRYPKMLKHLKMSKAVMMQNKILKK, from the exons ATGAAGTTCCTCTTTCGATTCATTTCCG GTCGTCATGGGGGGACACCCTTGCACCATGCAGCAAAAAGAGGCCTTCTAAATACAGTTAAATTACTTCTTTTTCATGGAG ATGTTGCTAGGGTGAAAGGAAATGTCAATGTTGTAAAGGCAATTGAG GATTATATTGTTTATTCTCTGGTTGGATGCGGGAGTTTTACGGGCCAAGATTTATTGAAATGTTTGTTCCTCAGTTGCTTTCAAGAAAAGT TTGGGTGGTTGTTCTACCAACTGGTTCCTGAaataattcaaaacctttcaagtTGGAGCTGGCCATATATTCTACTTTGCAGGTATCCCAA AatgttaaaacatttaaaaatgtcAAAGGCTGTGATGATGCAAAACAAGATCTTGAAGAAGTAG
- the LOC107934732 gene encoding putative E3 ubiquitin-protein ligase XBAT35 isoform X4: MKFLFRFISGRHGGTPLHHAAKRGLLNTVKLLLFHGDVARVKGNVNVVKAIEDYIVYSLVGCGSFTGQDLLKCLFLSCFQEKFGWLFYQLVPEIIQNLSSWSWPYILLCRMLKHLKMSKAVMMQNKILKK; this comes from the exons ATGAAGTTCCTCTTTCGATTCATTTCCG GTCGTCATGGGGGGACACCCTTGCACCATGCAGCAAAAAGAGGCCTTCTAAATACAGTTAAATTACTTCTTTTTCATGGAG ATGTTGCTAGGGTGAAAGGAAATGTCAATGTTGTAAAGGCAATTGAG GATTATATTGTTTATTCTCTGGTTGGATGCGGGAGTTTTACGGGCCAAGATTTATTGAAATGTTTGTTCCTCAGTTGCTTTCAAGAAAAGT TTGGGTGGTTGTTCTACCAACTGGTTCCTGAaataattcaaaacctttcaagtTGGAGCTGGCCATATATTCTACTTTGCAG AatgttaaaacatttaaaaatgtcAAAGGCTGTGATGATGCAAAACAAGATCTTGAAGAAGTAG